Proteins encoded together in one Cicer arietinum cultivar CDC Frontier isolate Library 1 chromosome 4, Cicar.CDCFrontier_v2.0, whole genome shotgun sequence window:
- the LOC101510806 gene encoding abscisic acid receptor PYL2 produces the protein MAQNDNSQGLTEEEYKELEPIIKKYHKFEPISSNTCSSIITYKIHAPTSIVWPYVRSFENPQKYKHFIKGCNMKGDGNVGSIREVSVVSGLPASTSTERLEILDDEKHVLSFRVVGGEHRLQNYRSVTSVNEFINNEGKVYTIVLESYIVDIPHGNTEEDTKMFVDTVVKLNLQKLGVVANSNMHDNNI, from the coding sequence atggcACAAAATGATAATAGCCAAGGTCTAACAGAAGAAGAATACAAAGAACTTGAaccaatcataaaaaaataccacaaattcGAACCAATCTCATCAAACACATGCTCTTCAATCATAACCTACAAAATTCATGCACCAACAAGCATAGTGTGGCCATATGTAAGAAGCTTCGAAAATCCACAAAAATACAAACATTTCATAAAAGGTTGTAACATGAAAGGTGACGGAAATGTTGGAAGTATAAGAGAAGTATCGGTTGTTTCGGGTTTGCCAGCTTCAACAAGCACTGAAAGACTTGAAATTTTGGATGATGAAAAACATGTACTAAGTTTTAGAGTTGTTGGTGGTGAACACCGACTTCAAAACTATCGTTCGGTTACTTCGGTGAATGAGTTCATTAATAATGAAGGTAAGGTTTATACTATTGTTTTGGAATCTTATATTGTTGATATTCCTCATGGAAACACTGAAGAAGATACCAAGATGTTTGTTGACACTGTTGTCAAGCTTAATCTTCAGAAACTTGGAGTTGTCGCAAATTCAAACATGCATGACAATAATATATGA